GATGGAAGTAGAAACATCGAAATGTAACCTTTCATCTGAAATTTTGAATGATTCCATTTCCACTCAGGATTTACAGTCCGCAGAAACTAATGTTGAAATATCTGGAACAAATGAAGAATATGGCCATTACTCCTCCTCTCCAAATCTCTGTGGCAGTTGTCAGCCCTCTGTGGAGTCAGCAGAAGAATCTTGTTCATCTGTAACGGCAGCCTTGAAAGAACTTCATGAACTTCTGGTTGTTAGCAGTAAACCAGCTTCAGAAAATACATCTGAAGAAATAATATGTCAATCAGAAACCATAGTTGAGGGCCAAACCAGTATTAAAGACCTTTCTGAAAGATGGACCCAAAATGAACAGCTTACCCAGAAGGAACAATGTCCACAAGTCTCCTTTCATCAGGCCATGTCTGTATCagtgaagacagaaaaattaacaagtaCTTCATCTGTCACTGGAATAGAAGCTGTAGAAAATGGTGATGGCCTGTCAACTGATAAGGAGGGTGTCCCCAAATCTAGGGAATCCATAAACGAGAACAATTCTATCACTATAACCTCAGCTAAAACTTCTAATCAATTACAGTGCACCTTAGGTGTAGAAATTTCACCCAAACTTTTATCAGGTGAGGAGGATGCACTCAATCAGACCTCTGAGCAAACCAAGTCTTTGTTGTCCAGTTTCATATTGGTTAAAGACTTAGGTCAGGCCATACAGAATTCAATAACAGACAGGCCTGAAACCAGGGAAAATGTCTGTCCTGAAGCTTCGAGGCCGTTTCCTGAATATGAACCACCTACCAGCCATCCGTCATCAGGTCCTTCCATTCTTCCACCATTCATTTTTCCTGCCGCAGATATTGACCGGATTCTCCGTGCCGGCTTTACTTTACAGGAAGCTCTTGGGGCTTTGCATCAAGTTGGTGGAAATGCAGACCTTGCACTTCTTGTTTTGCTAGCAAAAAACATTGTAGTTCCTACATGACTATGGGAAAGTGGGCTAGACCGTTCtccattccctttaaaaaaaaatgaaagctcactctatatacacacacatacacactcaccaCGTATACAGTATATGTAGAAATCTGCAAGCAGAATGTtgagccagatttttttttaaagatttttttcggccaaagtaatttatgatCTCGTCTGATGAATTTGTCTATCCTACTTGTTAAAATTTAGacctttttttaatgtattggcAGTATGTGCAAACAAAAGCTTTTTATTCTCATTAAGATGTATTCTGGAATAAAATGGATAGTTTTGTGTATAGCATACTGTTTTAGAATGAGAGTGAATGCTTTGAAAAGCAGAAGCCATGAGAAATCTCACTACCCATGCAGCTAAAAACAGATGAACTCTCCACACTGTGACTGTGTCTTTGCTGATGGCAAGGTATGGCTTGCTGGCTCAGTTGtccattttgaaatttttgaccACATAGTTTGGTGTTTGGAATTCTACCCAGTGCTCTGTGTATTATGATTTATTAATTATAAGAGGAAAttgggaaataattgaatatcATATCCTAGAGTGGCATGTTTTTATTTGTGTGCTTAGGACTTGACATTTTAATAGGGTGAGCAGGAGGGTTTAAATTTTGGGCTGCTTTGTGCATCACAGGCTGCTGCATGGATTGCCATGAATCCTTATTACATTGGATGGGATACTGTGGGGGAGTTAAAATTAGAGTGAAACATGGTGCTacccagatttttaaaagaacagaacaaCCATAATTCCATTTGCAGATGtcaagaactgtgagagaaaaatCATGGCCTAAACACTGGAATTTGCTAGAGTTTGGGTTTGCTGGCATCTCACTGATAACACCTCAaccttaatgactaatgatgacTTAAGTTCAGGAACAGGTTGATTGCCAGCAGCTCATTTCCTTTCTAGACTCACCTTCTACTAGGGAGTTCTTCAAAAGCTCAATGTGAGCTGTGATCTGAGTGACATACTGAAGTGT
Above is a window of Saimiri boliviensis isolate mSaiBol1 chromosome 11, mSaiBol1.pri, whole genome shotgun sequence DNA encoding:
- the DDI2 gene encoding protein DDI1 homolog 2 isoform X2 — protein: MQSVRSHDACSVFVLQLEWAPRPEKSGKESTSLGMSSLPTSDGFNHPAHSSGQSPEIANPTSLARSVSASVCPVKPSDPDSIEPKAVKALEASAKFQINSKKKEHLSLQDLSDHASSADHALTDQSPAMPLQNSSEETTVAGNLEKFAERSTQGLKFHLHTRQEASLSVTTTRMHEPQMFLGEKDWHPEHQNLSQVNGLQQHEEPGNEQYEVAQQNTLYDREYLCNIGDHELPEERQQHQHKIVDLKAMMKGNGLPQNVDPPSTKKSIPPSGCGGCSNSETLMEIDVAEQSLVTVLNSTGRQNASVKNIDALDLTLDNPLMEVETSKCNLSSEILNDSISTQDLQSAETNVEISGTNEEYGHYSSSPNLCGSCQPSVESAEESCSSVTAALKELHELLVVSSKPASENTSEEIICQSETIVEGQTSIKDLSERWTQNEQLTQKEQCPQVSFHQAMSVSVKTEKLTSTSSVTGIEAVENGDGLSTDKEGVPKSRESINENNSITITSAKTSNQLQCTLGVEISPKLLSGEEDALNQTSEQTKSLLSSFILVKDLGQAIQNSITDRPETRENVCPEASRPFPEYEPPTSHPSSGPSILPPFIFPAADIDRILRAGFTLQEALGALHQVGGNADLALLVLLAKNIVVPT